From the Hevea brasiliensis isolate MT/VB/25A 57/8 chromosome 15, ASM3005281v1, whole genome shotgun sequence genome, one window contains:
- the LOC110651747 gene encoding binding partner of ACD11 1: protein MYPSSYTAEVTCLSPKATVEDVYDFFAHCGPIEHVEIIRSSEYGSTAYVTFRGAYALETAILLSGATIVDQRICITRWGTYMDESDPWNSWKVENAGSTGIHMNQYTSSPGEVVTVAQEVVKTMLAKGYVLGKDALIKAKAFDESHQVSATAAAKVAELSNRIGLTDKIQAGMETVKSVDQKYHVSDITASAVLVTGTAAVVAATYTGKAAVAAANAVVNSSYFAKGALWVSDALTRAAQAAADFGNKSSE from the exons ATGTATCCTAGCAGTTATACAGCTGAAGTTACATGCTTATCTCCCAAAGCAACTGTAGAGGATGTGTATGATTTTTTCGCTCACTGTGGTCCAATTGAGCATGTTGAAATCATCAG GTCTAGTGAGTATGGTTCCACTGCATATGTAACATTTAGAGGTGCCTATGCTCTTGAAACTGCCATCCTGCTCAGT GGAGCTACAATTGTGGATCAACGCATATGCATTACTCGCTGGGGGACTTACATGGATGAATCTGATCCTTGGAATTCATGGAAGGTCGAAAATGCTGGCTCAACG GGAATTCATATGAACCAGTATACTTCTTCCCCTGGAGAAGTAGTGACTGTGGCTCAGGAAGTTGTCAAGACAATGCTAGCCAAAGGATACGTTTTAGGAAAAGACGCATTGATCAAAGCCAAAGCTTTTGATGAATCTCATCAAGTCTCAGCTACTGCTGCAGCCAAAGTAGCTGAGCTTAGCAACAGAATTGGACTCACAGACAAGATACAAGCTGGCATGGAAACTGTGAAATCGGTCGACCAGAAGTACCATGTCTCGGATATCACTGCATCAGCGGTATTAGTTACAGGGACAGCAGCTGTAGTTGCAGCTACTTATACAGGAAAGGCAGCTGTAGCAGCTGCTAATGCTGTGGTGAATAGCAGTTACTTTGCTAAGGGAGCTCTTTGGGTTTCTGACGCATTGACACGTGCAGCCCAAGCTGCGGCTGATTTTGGCAATAAGAGTAGTGAATAA